The proteins below come from a single Pseudomonas chlororaphis genomic window:
- a CDS encoding histidine kinase, translating into MNDSEQALDFSTVIASTVHDMKNSLTLLMQAHAQWLERLPDAERQTPEQGVMDFEFAHLNGLLVQLLGLYKLGVNQLPLHPAYHELDDFIEAQLAGHEDVFRSRGIMATYEVDPLSPLGFFDRELIASVLDNCITNAIRHGRQALLISASDEAGQLVLTINDDGEGYPAEMIERQAEYVQGINHSSGSTGLGLYFAARIAGLHQRGGVSGRTEIANGGVLGGAVFRIYLP; encoded by the coding sequence ATGAATGACAGCGAACAGGCACTCGATTTTTCCACGGTGATCGCGTCGACCGTGCATGACATGAAGAACTCCCTGACCCTGCTCATGCAGGCGCATGCGCAGTGGCTCGAGCGCTTGCCCGACGCCGAGCGCCAGACCCCGGAGCAGGGCGTCATGGACTTCGAATTCGCCCACCTCAATGGGTTGCTGGTGCAACTGCTGGGGCTGTACAAGCTCGGCGTCAACCAGTTGCCCCTGCATCCGGCCTACCACGAGTTGGACGATTTCATCGAGGCGCAACTGGCCGGCCATGAGGACGTGTTCCGCAGCCGCGGGATCATGGCCACCTATGAAGTCGACCCCCTCAGCCCGCTGGGCTTTTTCGACCGCGAGTTGATTGCGTCGGTGCTCGACAATTGCATCACCAACGCCATTCGCCATGGGCGCCAGGCCTTGTTGATCAGCGCGAGCGATGAGGCCGGGCAGTTGGTGCTGACCATCAACGATGACGGCGAGGGCTATCCGGCCGAGATGATCGAACGCCAGGCTGAGTACGTGCAAGGCATCAACCACAGCAGCGGCAGCACCGGGCTGGGCCTGTACTTCGCGGCGCGTATCGCCGGGCTGCACCAGCGCGGCGGCGTGAGCGGGCGAACCGAGATCGCCAATGGCGGTGTGCTGGGCGGCGCGGTGTTCCGGATCTACCTGCCCTGA
- a CDS encoding chemotaxis protein CheY, with the protein MLAYHQKSFLIVDDFSDFRSSIRSMLRELGVKDVDTADTGEVALRMCSQKRYDFILQDYHLGDGRKNGQQVLEDLMVEKLISHESVFLMVTAETSQAMVLSALEHEPDAYLTKPFNRSGLAQRLERLEQRKTLLKPILQALDREKPLEVLNACIALCKQDPRYGPLCLRYRADALRDLNQNEALERLYNTILADRPLPWAYAGLGKLLFKRGQVAQAKEVYEKALKTFPMMPALYDGMADVLVAEGDTKQAQRVLEEAVRLSPLAVRRQALLGKLAMTNEDYDTASRAYRQAVGQGAQSRFKDPETNLGLAHALISKGSEKGLDTRTRLEINTTLSAVAKENLNDPGLQVRARLMKATSLLLNDAETAEKLTEQALQRLDGMEQFMSAEAALLVAKQLQMLGQASAGESMLKNCAEIYGDDPTVMQGIAKLTDDPNILNQGNAAAELNREGVRVYKTGALPEARELFRRALKMQPKNISIALNMAQSLLHGTDTSVESELLQECRACLKLVGMMPDTDARFARYQKLRSKAFGDE; encoded by the coding sequence ATGCTGGCGTACCACCAAAAAAGTTTTCTGATCGTCGATGATTTCTCGGATTTCCGCAGTTCGATCCGCTCCATGTTGCGTGAGCTGGGCGTCAAGGACGTGGATACCGCCGACACCGGTGAAGTGGCGTTGCGCATGTGCTCGCAGAAGCGCTATGACTTCATCCTGCAGGACTATCACCTCGGCGACGGGCGCAAGAACGGTCAGCAGGTGCTTGAAGACCTGATGGTCGAGAAGCTGATCAGCCATGAAAGCGTGTTCCTCATGGTGACCGCCGAGACCAGTCAGGCGATGGTGCTCAGCGCTTTGGAGCATGAGCCCGACGCGTACCTGACCAAGCCGTTCAACCGCTCCGGCCTGGCCCAGCGGCTGGAACGGCTGGAGCAGCGCAAGACTTTGCTCAAGCCGATCCTCCAGGCGCTGGATCGCGAAAAACCGTTGGAAGTGCTCAATGCCTGCATCGCCCTGTGCAAGCAGGATCCGCGCTACGGGCCGCTGTGCCTGCGCTATCGGGCCGACGCGTTGCGCGACCTGAACCAGAACGAAGCCCTGGAGCGCCTGTACAACACCATCCTGGCCGACCGTCCGCTGCCCTGGGCCTATGCGGGCCTGGGCAAGTTGCTGTTCAAGCGCGGCCAGGTGGCGCAGGCCAAGGAGGTCTACGAAAAGGCACTGAAAACCTTTCCGATGATGCCGGCCTTGTACGACGGCATGGCCGATGTGCTGGTGGCCGAAGGCGACACGAAACAGGCGCAGCGGGTGCTGGAAGAGGCGGTTCGCCTGTCGCCCCTGGCGGTGCGTCGACAAGCGCTGCTGGGCAAGCTGGCGATGACCAACGAAGACTACGACACCGCGTCCAGGGCCTATCGCCAGGCGGTCGGGCAGGGCGCGCAGTCGCGCTTCAAGGATCCGGAGACCAACCTGGGCCTGGCTCATGCGTTGATCAGCAAGGGCAGCGAAAAGGGCCTCGATACGCGCACGCGGCTGGAGATCAACACGACCCTCAGCGCCGTGGCGAAGGAAAACCTCAACGACCCGGGCCTGCAGGTCCGGGCGCGCCTGATGAAAGCCACGAGCCTGCTGCTCAACGATGCCGAAACCGCCGAGAAGCTCACCGAGCAGGCCTTGCAGCGCCTCGACGGCATGGAGCAGTTCATGAGCGCGGAGGCGGCCTTGTTGGTGGCCAAGCAACTGCAAATGCTTGGTCAGGCCAGCGCCGGCGAGTCGATGCTCAAAAACTGCGCGGAAATCTACGGCGATGACCCGACGGTGATGCAAGGCATCGCCAAGCTCACCGACGACCCGAACATCCTCAACCAGGGCAATGCGGCGGCCGAGCTGAACCGCGAAGGCGTGCGCGTCTACAAGACCGGCGCCTTGCCGGAGGCGCGGGAGCTGTTCCGCCGCGCCCTGAAGATGCAGCCGAAGAACATCAGTATTGCCCTGAACATGGCGCAGTCCCTGCTGCACGGCACCGATACCAGCGTGGAATCGGAACTGCTGCAGGAGTGCCGCGCTTGTCTGAAGCTGGTGGGCATGATGCCCGACACCGACGCGCGGTTTGCGCGTTACCAGAAACTGCGAAGCAAGGCGTTTGGCGATGAATGA
- a CDS encoding membrane protein, producing the protein MVRAPLGDSRYWSEWVAYGDERIARALENARAPARDPDYAPQYVYTIAQDHWHQMLSRYSAGCPVADLPPYFPGLLDAWEEAERLGASVWTPEQQFTRHSWRVNYDHYIVCFWLVGLGLALEIPDDQWRRLLALIGNEGEDVLLDRVIASRSPERKVGAALLYPKPYGRLLAAVDAPVETQASKLEAFVSHWYQEVRTGAKSGSDPQAVSYKHPYWYTYGDENFEGGAYFGRWCVEAVAAVKAFGLDDSQCLGLEHYPGDLLRPDGPSTHPVRQEIVPPAPVVAETKVGFWGRLLGRR; encoded by the coding sequence ATGGTTCGGGCACCACTGGGAGATTCCCGCTACTGGTCTGAATGGGTTGCGTATGGTGACGAACGCATTGCCCGAGCGCTGGAGAACGCGCGGGCCCCGGCACGCGATCCCGACTACGCGCCGCAGTACGTCTATACCATTGCCCAAGACCACTGGCACCAGATGCTAAGTCGCTACTCTGCCGGATGCCCTGTCGCCGACTTGCCTCCTTATTTCCCTGGGCTACTCGATGCCTGGGAAGAGGCCGAACGCCTAGGTGCATCGGTCTGGACCCCTGAGCAACAGTTCACCCGCCACAGCTGGCGCGTCAACTATGACCATTACATCGTCTGCTTCTGGCTGGTGGGCCTGGGGTTGGCTCTGGAGATTCCCGATGATCAATGGCGAAGGCTGCTGGCCCTTATCGGCAATGAAGGCGAGGACGTGTTGCTCGACCGGGTCATCGCGAGTCGCAGTCCCGAGCGCAAAGTGGGGGCCGCTCTCCTTTATCCCAAACCTTATGGACGACTGTTGGCGGCGGTGGATGCGCCGGTGGAGACGCAGGCTTCCAAGTTGGAAGCCTTTGTCAGTCACTGGTATCAGGAAGTCCGAACAGGGGCGAAATCCGGCTCCGATCCCCAGGCAGTCAGTTACAAGCATCCCTACTGGTACACCTATGGCGACGAGAATTTTGAAGGTGGCGCATATTTCGGTCGCTGGTGCGTGGAAGCTGTGGCGGCGGTGAAGGCTTTTGGGCTGGATGATTCACAGTGCCTGGGGCTTGAGCATTATCCAGGGGATCTACTCCGGCCCGATGGTCCGAGTACGCATCCGGTAAGGCAAGAGATCGTGCCACCTGCGCCAGTGGTCGCGGAGACTAAAGTGGGATTTTGGGGAAGGCTGTTGGGACGTCGCTAA
- a CDS encoding membrane protein, whose translation MIRAPLGNVSYWNQVVEDNDGYLLESQRIMREPAGNPDYAPQYAFNTAKKHWHQILRRYSAGNPIADLSRYFPGLLDAWEEAERLGASVWTPEQQFTRHSWRVNYDHYIVCFWLVGLGLALEIPDDQWRRLLALIGNEGEDVLLDRVIASRSPERKVGAVLLYPKPYGRLLAAVDAPVETQASKLEAFVSHWYQEVRTGAKSGSDPQAVSYKHPYWYTYGDENFEGGAYFGRWCVEAVAAVKAFGLDDSQCLGLEHYPGDLLRPDGPSTHPLRQDAEAPIAVVVENKVGFWSKLLGRR comes from the coding sequence ATGATCCGTGCTCCTCTTGGCAATGTCAGTTATTGGAATCAGGTCGTCGAGGACAATGACGGCTATCTCCTGGAATCTCAAAGAATCATGAGGGAACCTGCGGGTAACCCGGATTACGCGCCGCAATACGCCTTCAACACTGCAAAGAAACATTGGCACCAGATCCTGCGTCGCTACAGCGCTGGCAATCCTATAGCTGATTTGTCGCGCTACTTTCCGGGCTTGCTTGATGCCTGGGAAGAGGCCGAACGCCTGGGTGCATCGGTCTGGACACCTGAGCAGCAATTCACCCGCCACAGCTGGCGCGTCAACTATGACCATTACATCGTCTGCTTCTGGCTGGTGGGCCTGGGGTTGGCGCTGGAGATTCCCGATGATCAATGGCGAAGGCTGCTGGCCCTTATCGGCAACGAAGGCGAGGACGTGTTGCTCGACCGGGTCATCGCGAGTCGCAGTCCCGAGCGCAAAGTGGGGGCCGTTCTCCTTTATCCCAAACCCTATGGACGACTGCTGGCGGCAGTGGATGCGCCGGTGGAGACGCAGGCTTCCAAGTTGGAAGCGTTCGTCAGTCATTGGTATCAGGAAGTCCGAACAGGGGCGAAATCCGGCTCCGATCCCCAGGCAGTCAGTTACAAGCATCCCTACTGGTACACCTATGGCGACGAGAATTTTGAAGGTGGCGCATATTTCGGTCGCTGGTGCGTGGAAGCCGTGGCGGCGGTGAAGGCTTTTGGGCTGGATGATTCACAGTGCCTGGGGCTTGAGCATTATCCCGGGGATTTACTCCGACCCGACGGCCCGAGTACACACCCGCTCAGGCAGGACGCTGAAGCGCCTATTGCGGTGGTTGTTGAGAATAAGGTTGGTTTTTGGTCGAAGTTGTTGGGGCGTCGTTAG